One window of the Synechococcus sp. CC9311 genome contains the following:
- a CDS encoding anthranilate synthase component I family protein: protein MQPRPSMNSNQAGSQKLIRSKHPWIEPDSVAQALAEEHGEAGLIWLDGDASDLGRWLTLAADPLEQRCCRGLPGEAGATNPFEALRSLDPGHWTGWLSYDAAAWLEPTNAWRSDAIASLWIGRHDPVLRFDLQQRELWIEGRDPKRHAAMERWILGLSEQFNRSPNALPKPKPLHTAWVRHSDRQAYAKGVERIRELIAMGDLFQANLTSCSSTTLQESINNLELFRRLRRACPAPFAGLVVAGGEANGEALLSTSPERFMEVLPNGAVQTRPIKGTRPRDSDPKRDSDQAAELVCSEKDRAENVMIVDLLRNDLGRVCVPGSVDVPQLVHLESYARVHHLTSVVNGQLRDGLNWVDLLEASWPGGSISGAPKLRACQRLQELEPKGRGPYCGSLLTLNWDGRFDSNILIRTVLRKNNELRVHAGCGIVADSDPQAEADELDWKLLPLLEALE from the coding sequence ATGCAGCCCAGGCCGTCCATGAACTCCAATCAAGCCGGCAGCCAAAAACTGATTCGCAGCAAGCATCCCTGGATCGAACCGGATTCAGTCGCACAAGCGCTAGCCGAAGAGCATGGCGAGGCTGGCCTGATTTGGTTAGACGGGGATGCCAGCGACCTGGGGCGTTGGCTCACCTTGGCAGCTGACCCTCTCGAGCAACGTTGTTGCCGGGGATTGCCTGGAGAAGCTGGAGCCACCAATCCGTTTGAAGCTCTGCGCTCGCTCGATCCGGGGCACTGGACGGGCTGGCTTAGTTACGACGCCGCCGCCTGGCTCGAACCCACAAACGCCTGGAGAAGCGATGCGATAGCGAGTCTTTGGATCGGGCGCCACGATCCCGTTTTGCGCTTTGACCTACAACAACGGGAGCTGTGGATTGAGGGGCGTGATCCCAAGCGCCATGCCGCAATGGAGCGCTGGATACTGGGACTAAGTGAACAATTCAACCGAAGCCCAAACGCACTCCCCAAACCCAAACCCCTGCATACCGCTTGGGTACGCCACAGCGACAGGCAGGCTTATGCCAAGGGCGTCGAGCGAATCCGCGAACTGATCGCGATGGGGGATCTCTTTCAAGCCAATCTCACCAGTTGCTCCAGCACAACGTTGCAGGAATCGATCAACAATCTGGAGCTCTTTCGACGCTTGCGTCGAGCCTGTCCGGCACCCTTTGCCGGTCTAGTCGTTGCCGGCGGTGAAGCCAATGGTGAAGCCCTCCTATCCACATCGCCGGAACGCTTCATGGAAGTGCTGCCCAATGGTGCTGTTCAAACAAGGCCCATTAAGGGAACACGCCCTCGAGATTCCGATCCAAAACGGGATTCCGATCAAGCCGCTGAATTGGTTTGCAGCGAAAAAGACCGTGCCGAAAACGTGATGATCGTCGACTTGCTGCGCAATGACCTCGGCAGGGTCTGCGTGCCTGGGAGCGTCGATGTTCCTCAACTGGTCCATCTCGAAAGCTACGCCCGCGTCCATCACCTCACCTCAGTTGTTAACGGCCAACTCAGGGACGGACTGAACTGGGTGGATCTGTTAGAAGCGAGCTGGCCTGGGGGTTCGATTAGCGGCGCACCAAAACTGAGGGCATGCCAAAGGCTCCAGGAATTAGAACCCAAAGGTCGAGGCCCCTACTGCGGTTCCTTGCTCACGCTGAACTGGGATGGGCGTTTCGACAGCAATATTTTGATTCGCACCGTTCTACGCAAAAACAATGAACTTCGGGTGCATGCAGGCTGCGGAATCGTTGCCGACTCGGATCCTCAGGCAGAAGCCGATGAACTGGACTGGAAATTGCTGCCACTTTTAGAGGCATTGGAGTGA
- the queC gene encoding 7-cyano-7-deazaguanine synthase QueC, translating to MTDSTAIALLSGGLDSATAAALAIKSGFRVIGLSFDYGQRHRRELDAAVEIAKALNLAEHHTINVDLAMWGGSSLTDHAQTLPTSGVETSIIPNTYVPGRNTVFIAIGLSLAEARGADRLVLGVNAVDYSGYPDCRPDYLEAFQDLADLSSRAGREGHGPKLWAPLVEWSKQQIAEEALHLGIPIERTWSCYSGGDVPCGVCDSCRIRDEALLAAGRPDLCSPGRP from the coding sequence ATGACCGATTCCACCGCGATTGCCCTGCTCTCGGGAGGGCTTGATTCCGCAACGGCTGCTGCTTTGGCCATCAAGTCAGGCTTCCGCGTGATTGGCCTCTCTTTTGATTACGGCCAGCGCCATCGAAGGGAGCTTGATGCCGCCGTAGAAATCGCTAAAGCTCTGAACCTGGCTGAACATCACACCATCAACGTGGATTTGGCGATGTGGGGAGGCTCCTCACTCACCGATCACGCCCAAACCCTTCCCACCAGCGGCGTTGAGACGAGCATCATCCCGAATACGTATGTTCCTGGGCGAAACACCGTGTTTATTGCGATCGGACTCAGCCTTGCCGAAGCGCGGGGTGCCGATCGACTAGTGCTGGGGGTGAATGCCGTGGACTACTCGGGCTATCCCGACTGCCGGCCCGATTATCTGGAGGCATTTCAGGATCTCGCAGACCTCAGCAGCCGTGCTGGACGTGAAGGCCATGGTCCAAAGCTATGGGCACCACTTGTGGAGTGGAGTAAACAGCAAATTGCAGAAGAAGCACTACATCTAGGAATTCCCATCGAACGCACCTGGAGTTGCTACAGCGGAGGCGACGTGCCCTGTGGTGTCTGCGACAGCTGCCGCATTCGTGATGAAGCGCTGCTCGCCGCCGGACGGCCAGACCTATGCAGCCCAGGCCGTCCATGA
- a CDS encoding HlyD family secretion protein: MTEPNKQPPPKSRNTGTNPIGNLVRQAQNKLESSVSTGVHNEAVLQQSQVWVKAVTWSLIGTTVFFIGWLGIARTEEVVVATGKLEPVGNVKEMRIPAGAVVEEILVKSGERVIKDQALIRLDQESTAEQLKSLEQGVKEKTSQIMQKQEQLSLKKMERKRTLDLNREQLSTTGNNLDLESQILDRLQGLAREGAAPDIQYLQQRNKVAGLKGELIQLEIEGKRQINQINQQIEQLNAELAGLRSERAQLNANLTEVRVTNKNQILRAPVSGIVFDLKLNNPGYISQAQSSQAVLKVVPFNTLEADVEIPSNKIGFVRIGQQADISIDSFPASDFGVLEGKVLSVGSDALPPDQQQMRQGYSYPAVIKLDSQQLKIKNGKTLPLQVGMSLTANIKLRSVSYLQLLLNTFRSKTDSLREL, from the coding sequence ATGACAGAACCAAATAAACAGCCACCCCCAAAGAGCCGTAACACCGGTACCAATCCCATCGGCAATCTTGTCCGCCAAGCCCAGAACAAACTCGAAAGCAGCGTCAGCACTGGTGTTCACAACGAAGCTGTCCTCCAGCAAAGTCAGGTTTGGGTCAAAGCGGTGACCTGGAGCTTGATCGGTACAACCGTCTTTTTCATCGGCTGGCTGGGCATTGCCCGCACCGAAGAGGTGGTGGTGGCCACAGGCAAACTCGAACCGGTGGGCAACGTCAAAGAGATGCGGATCCCAGCAGGCGCAGTGGTCGAAGAAATTCTGGTGAAAAGCGGTGAACGTGTGATCAAAGACCAGGCGCTGATTCGCCTTGATCAGGAGAGCACAGCCGAACAACTGAAGTCTCTCGAACAAGGTGTCAAGGAGAAAACATCCCAAATCATGCAGAAACAGGAGCAACTCTCCCTGAAAAAAATGGAGCGCAAGCGCACGCTAGATCTCAATCGTGAGCAACTTTCAACCACCGGCAACAATTTGGATCTTGAAAGCCAGATTCTTGATCGGCTTCAAGGCTTAGCAAGAGAAGGAGCCGCACCTGATATCCAGTACCTGCAGCAACGCAACAAAGTGGCTGGACTAAAAGGAGAGTTGATCCAGTTAGAGATTGAAGGTAAACGCCAGATCAATCAGATCAATCAACAAATCGAACAATTAAACGCCGAACTGGCAGGACTCCGCAGTGAACGCGCTCAGCTCAATGCGAACCTCACCGAAGTAAGGGTAACCAACAAAAATCAAATCCTTCGGGCTCCAGTGAGTGGCATCGTTTTTGATTTAAAGTTGAACAACCCTGGGTATATCTCTCAGGCCCAATCATCCCAGGCTGTATTGAAGGTTGTGCCCTTCAATACGCTGGAAGCTGATGTTGAAATTCCGAGCAACAAAATCGGATTCGTGCGCATTGGGCAGCAAGCCGATATCAGCATTGACTCCTTTCCTGCCAGCGATTTTGGAGTGCTGGAGGGCAAAGTCCTTTCTGTAGGATCAGATGCTCTCCCACCAGATCAACAGCAAATGCGTCAGGGATATTCCTACCCTGCAGTGATTAAATTAGATAGCCAACAGTTGAAGATTAAAAATGGCAAAACATTGCCGCTACAGGTAGGGATGTCGCTAACAGCAAACATCAAATTACGTAGCGTTAGTTATCTACAACTTCTTCTAAATACGTTTCGAAGCAAAACCGATTCCTTGAGAGAGCTCTAA
- a CDS encoding peptidase domain-containing ABC transporter: protein MLLIEHGTARLLGEQDGRLSTLSKLEAGELVGAASLLRGSPCEDVRAASELVVRRLSDDVFLDLAQNNPTIRAECLSHLWTAELASLLQILLNQTPKQTRSLNNWIEDLLPQAQILDAVDAVAAQKALEANQHLFLAGDPSKKGDAKIGQELKTPEGIAALATEQQKLPLRIIALPNAAIHELRYTAAAQVVKQEVIGNDLGDESKDRDIPKAPLRPPVSRFNSSQSDDGDFFVGGEGPLQETLACFQMLAKLMKLPFRRDAIEKVLREQLSRGQTPTLRLCGQIAAGLGLHVSGAKVAARFGTRLQTPSMIPWQGGFALVTRSDERGVVLASPSQGFVDLPASALEEVFPEGIELLLLDRTNTTPEQKFGPGWFWPALKRYRSVLVQVLAASFVIQLFTLANPLLIQVIIDKVINQRSLDTLQVLGIALVAVTILEGVLGSLKTFLFAETTNRIDQRLGAEVIDHLLRLPLGYFDKRPVGELGSRISELEKIRNFLTGQALTTVLDAAFSVIYIAVMLFYSWLLTLIALAVLPIQVGLTLLGAPLFRRQYRKAAEANAKTQSHLVEVLTGIQTVKSQNVEMVSRYTWQERYSEYISSTFEKTISGTALSQTSQVLQKISQLLVLWVGATLVLSGDLTLGQLIAFRIISGYVTQPLLRLSTIWQSIQELKVSFERLADVIDTPQESNELDKAKVPLPSLQGDVSFENLSFSFSKSSPPVLNDIDLHVKAGTFVGIVGQSGSGKSTLMKLLPRLYAPDQGRILIDGYDIDKVELYSLRRQIGIVPQDPLLFSGSVSENIALTQPDVASDTIVTAAKIACAHEFIMQLPSGYSTPVGERGASLSGGQRQRIAIARTLLANPKLLVMDEATSALDYETERKVCDNLINALHDCSVFFITHRLSTVRRADRIVVMHQGAIVEQGSHDQLMEKRGRYYALYRQQEAS, encoded by the coding sequence GTGCTGTTGATCGAACATGGCACAGCCCGCCTTCTTGGCGAACAAGATGGACGACTCAGCACCCTCTCCAAACTGGAAGCGGGAGAACTGGTTGGAGCTGCTTCTCTTTTACGAGGATCTCCCTGCGAAGACGTGCGAGCAGCGTCTGAGCTTGTGGTGCGCAGGCTGAGCGACGACGTCTTTTTGGATCTGGCTCAAAACAACCCAACCATCAGGGCCGAATGCCTCAGCCATCTATGGACGGCCGAGCTTGCATCGCTTCTACAAATCCTCCTGAATCAAACCCCCAAACAAACTCGATCGCTGAACAACTGGATTGAAGACCTGCTACCCCAAGCGCAGATCCTCGATGCCGTCGACGCTGTTGCAGCGCAAAAGGCACTTGAAGCCAATCAACACCTATTCCTCGCGGGAGACCCCTCGAAAAAAGGTGATGCCAAGATCGGCCAGGAACTCAAAACTCCAGAAGGGATAGCAGCCTTAGCCACTGAACAACAGAAGCTGCCTTTGAGAATCATTGCGCTGCCTAATGCAGCCATCCATGAACTCAGGTACACAGCTGCTGCGCAGGTAGTCAAACAAGAAGTCATCGGCAACGACTTAGGAGACGAGTCCAAAGACCGAGACATCCCCAAGGCACCGCTGAGGCCTCCCGTTAGCCGCTTCAACAGCAGCCAATCAGACGACGGCGACTTTTTCGTCGGCGGAGAGGGACCGTTGCAAGAAACCCTCGCCTGCTTCCAGATGCTGGCAAAGCTGATGAAGCTGCCATTTCGGCGCGACGCGATTGAGAAGGTTCTCCGTGAACAATTAAGCCGTGGCCAGACTCCGACCCTGCGCCTCTGTGGCCAGATCGCAGCAGGTCTTGGCTTGCATGTCTCGGGCGCCAAGGTTGCTGCGCGTTTCGGCACCCGCTTGCAAACCCCCAGCATGATCCCTTGGCAGGGCGGCTTTGCGCTCGTGACCCGTAGTGATGAACGCGGCGTCGTGCTCGCCTCACCTAGCCAGGGATTCGTCGATCTACCAGCCTCAGCACTGGAAGAAGTCTTCCCAGAAGGAATCGAATTATTGCTGCTGGATCGCACCAATACCACTCCTGAACAGAAGTTCGGCCCGGGTTGGTTCTGGCCAGCGCTTAAGCGCTACCGCAGCGTTTTAGTGCAAGTGCTGGCAGCCAGCTTCGTCATTCAGCTCTTCACGCTGGCGAATCCGTTGCTGATTCAGGTGATCATCGACAAGGTGATTAATCAGCGCAGCTTGGACACCCTTCAAGTGCTCGGGATTGCCCTGGTTGCAGTAACCATTCTTGAAGGAGTGCTTGGAAGCCTCAAAACGTTCCTCTTCGCTGAAACAACCAATCGCATCGACCAACGTCTGGGTGCAGAAGTTATCGACCATCTTCTGCGCTTGCCCCTTGGCTATTTCGACAAGCGGCCCGTGGGTGAACTGGGTTCAAGGATCAGCGAGCTGGAGAAGATCCGCAACTTCCTGACTGGCCAAGCCCTCACCACAGTTCTTGATGCTGCTTTCTCGGTGATTTACATCGCAGTGATGCTGTTTTACAGCTGGTTGCTGACCCTGATCGCCCTCGCCGTGCTCCCAATTCAGGTGGGGCTCACCCTGCTTGGGGCACCACTATTCCGGCGTCAGTATCGAAAAGCTGCAGAAGCAAATGCCAAAACACAGAGTCATTTAGTTGAGGTGCTCACTGGTATCCAAACGGTGAAGAGTCAGAACGTAGAAATGGTCAGTCGTTATACATGGCAAGAGCGCTATTCCGAATACATCAGCAGCACCTTCGAGAAAACCATCAGCGGCACAGCACTGAGTCAGACATCCCAAGTGCTTCAAAAAATTTCTCAGCTGCTGGTGCTTTGGGTCGGTGCCACATTGGTTCTCTCTGGAGACCTCACACTGGGACAATTGATCGCATTCCGGATCATTTCCGGTTACGTCACCCAGCCACTCTTACGCCTTTCCACCATCTGGCAGAGCATCCAGGAGTTGAAAGTGAGTTTCGAACGTCTCGCGGATGTGATCGATACACCTCAGGAATCGAACGAACTTGATAAGGCCAAAGTTCCGCTTCCTTCTCTTCAGGGAGATGTGAGCTTCGAAAACCTCAGCTTCTCATTCAGCAAAAGCTCACCACCTGTTCTGAATGACATTGATTTGCATGTGAAAGCTGGAACCTTCGTAGGAATCGTGGGGCAGAGCGGTAGTGGAAAAAGCACCTTGATGAAATTGCTACCCAGGCTCTATGCCCCTGATCAAGGCAGGATCCTGATCGATGGCTACGACATCGACAAAGTGGAGCTTTATTCGCTGCGACGCCAAATTGGAATCGTGCCCCAGGATCCCCTTCTGTTCTCTGGAAGCGTGAGTGAAAATATCGCGCTAACCCAGCCTGATGTTGCAAGCGACACGATCGTGACGGCTGCCAAGATCGCCTGCGCCCATGAATTCATCATGCAGCTGCCAAGTGGTTACTCCACGCCAGTTGGTGAGCGGGGCGCATCGCTCAGTGGTGGCCAACGGCAACGGATTGCAATCGCAAGGACCCTGCTCGCCAATCCAAAACTTCTAGTGATGGATGAAGCCACGAGCGCTCTTGACTATGAAACCGAACGCAAGGTTTGCGACAACTTGATCAATGCATTGCATGACTGCAGCGTTTTCTTCATTACCCACCGACTCTCCACTGTGCGCCGGGCAGACCGAATTGTGGTGATGCACCAGGGGGCCATTGTCGAACAGGGATCACACGATCAATTGATGGAAAAACGAGGCCGCTATTACGCCCTTTACCGCCAACAAGAGGCCAGCTGA
- a CDS encoding aminotransferase class IV: MTASQPQHAIAWLNGTWGRPAELALPLSDRGLQLADGLFETILIHHNRPCLLDAHLSRWDDSSDLLGMAPPPKRPWLEPLIQEAIQRLGLEHGEGALRLNWSRGDGSKRGIGLDHNSADPSRHRFWMTLQTHTPTFESVRTWISRHEYRQASSLMSRCKTFSYGQAIQVRREAQQRGAEDGLMLSTNGYLCCGSSANLVMERHGQWLTPPLSDGCLPGVMRGEALKKGLLKEQSLAAEPQPGDQWLLINSLGCRTISQVNGKPLANRGNAEALWRSLVPSHSEKSLPS, from the coding sequence GTGACAGCATCTCAGCCACAACACGCCATCGCCTGGCTCAATGGAACGTGGGGGCGGCCTGCAGAGCTGGCTCTGCCACTCAGCGACCGGGGGCTACAGCTCGCCGATGGACTGTTCGAAACGATCCTCATCCATCACAACCGTCCCTGCTTGTTAGACGCACACCTCAGTCGATGGGACGACAGTTCTGATCTTTTAGGAATGGCGCCACCCCCAAAAAGGCCATGGTTGGAACCATTGATTCAAGAAGCGATTCAACGGCTTGGGCTTGAGCACGGAGAGGGCGCCCTGCGCCTGAACTGGAGTCGAGGCGATGGAAGCAAGCGAGGGATTGGACTCGATCACAACTCAGCCGACCCCTCCAGGCATCGCTTTTGGATGACATTGCAAACTCATACGCCAACGTTCGAGTCCGTACGCACATGGATCAGTCGTCATGAATATCGGCAGGCATCAAGCCTGATGAGCCGATGCAAAACCTTTTCCTATGGACAAGCGATTCAAGTGCGCCGGGAGGCTCAACAGAGGGGGGCTGAGGATGGATTGATGCTCAGCACCAATGGCTATCTGTGCTGCGGGAGCAGCGCCAATCTTGTGATGGAACGCCATGGCCAGTGGCTCACACCACCCTTGAGCGATGGCTGCCTACCTGGAGTGATGAGGGGTGAAGCGCTCAAGAAGGGACTCCTGAAAGAGCAGTCGCTTGCAGCAGAACCGCAACCGGGTGACCAATGGTTATTAATCAACAGTCTTGGCTGCAGGACGATCAGCCAAGTGAATGGCAAACCACTCGCAAACAGAGGAAACGCAGAAGCCCTCTGGAGATCCTTAGTGCCATCTCATTCTGAGAAATCATTGCCATCCTGA
- a CDS encoding peptidylprolyl isomerase, with protein sequence MKDFCPMVLSKFKDVKDNTVDLLRRTDQLHQLVRRLLIEESTQELNPPEELLKQALANHCRQKQLNSEESLNHWLSERCLSQDELLEQLSLPIKLSKLAMDSFSAKAEAQFLQRKEALDQATYSLLRVKDSGVAHELYLQLEAGETSFEKLATGYSEGPEQRSGGRVGPAPISRAHPQLQQLLRTAPAGIVLEPIAIEQWWVVARLEERMEASFDDAMRQRMATELLEQWIASETNHLVKAVCKRENDR encoded by the coding sequence ATGAAGGATTTCTGTCCAATGGTGCTGTCGAAGTTCAAAGACGTTAAGGACAACACCGTTGACCTTTTGAGACGAACCGACCAGTTGCATCAACTTGTTCGACGTTTGCTAATTGAAGAGTCGACCCAAGAGCTCAATCCTCCTGAGGAGCTTTTGAAACAAGCCCTCGCAAACCATTGCCGGCAAAAGCAACTCAACAGCGAAGAATCCCTAAATCACTGGTTGTCAGAGCGGTGCCTCAGCCAAGACGAACTTCTTGAGCAGCTCAGTCTTCCCATCAAGCTAAGCAAACTGGCGATGGATTCTTTTTCTGCCAAAGCAGAAGCCCAATTTCTTCAACGCAAAGAAGCTCTCGATCAGGCCACATACAGCCTCCTAAGGGTGAAAGACTCAGGGGTCGCTCATGAGCTTTACCTTCAATTAGAGGCCGGTGAAACGAGTTTCGAGAAGTTGGCGACTGGCTACAGCGAAGGACCTGAGCAACGCAGTGGCGGCAGAGTGGGACCAGCCCCTATCTCGCGTGCCCATCCGCAACTTCAGCAGCTCTTACGAACCGCCCCCGCCGGCATTGTTCTCGAACCCATAGCCATTGAACAGTGGTGGGTTGTGGCACGCCTAGAAGAACGCATGGAGGCAAGCTTCGACGACGCAATGCGACAGCGCATGGCGACGGAACTTCTTGAGCAATGGATCGCAAGCGAGACCAACCATCTCGTCAAAGCGGTCTGCAAGCGCGAGAATGATCGATAG
- a CDS encoding ecotin family protein, with protein MGLGFLRLALPLLMVAASAPAVAIPRLDLSGYPAPKQGLKRWVIQPSGLLPKSDDALISPHPLDWRVQLIVGKEVEMDCNVKRLSGPSLSMQRLPQASGKALFEVSGPVLVLSTRMACNSEQAKGKSFLSLGKQPYLIPYNASWPVVVDLPDGVELRWRVWKAETRQQEAVRL; from the coding sequence ATGGGCTTGGGATTCTTGAGGCTGGCATTGCCGCTGCTGATGGTTGCTGCTTCAGCTCCTGCTGTTGCGATTCCCCGTCTTGACCTGAGTGGTTATCCAGCACCCAAGCAAGGTCTGAAGCGTTGGGTCATTCAGCCCTCGGGCCTTCTCCCGAAGAGTGACGACGCGCTGATTTCGCCCCATCCACTCGATTGGCGCGTCCAGTTGATCGTGGGGAAGGAGGTGGAGATGGACTGCAATGTCAAACGCTTGTCGGGTCCGTCTTTATCAATGCAGCGACTCCCTCAAGCCTCTGGAAAGGCCTTGTTTGAAGTAAGTGGGCCAGTGCTTGTGCTGAGTACGCGCATGGCTTGCAATTCGGAACAAGCAAAAGGCAAATCTTTCTTGTCCCTTGGGAAGCAGCCCTATTTGATTCCCTACAACGCGTCTTGGCCGGTTGTGGTGGATCTGCCCGATGGGGTGGAGTTGCGCTGGAGAGTTTGGAAAGCTGAGACGCGTCAGCAGGAAGCCGTGAGGCTTTGA